The Xylanibacillus composti genome window below encodes:
- a CDS encoding iron-containing alcohol dehydrogenase, with translation MNSFTYRNPTRLHFGKGTLEKLNQELPQYGQNVLLVYGGGSIKRNGLYDQVIDRLNQIGVNVHELSGVEPNPRLTTVNKGIDICRQESIDFILAVGGGSVIDCVKAISIGVYYDGDVWDIITHKAAGTKALPFGTVLTLAATGSEMNVNSVITNWETKEKYGWGSPLVYPQFSILDPVNTFTVPKDQTIYGIVDIMSHIFEQYFNHTGNTPVQDGFCESLLRTVIAAAPALVEDLENYELRETILYSGTMALNGMLSMGMAGDWATHNIEHAVSAVYDIPHGGGLAILFPHWMEHVLDSGVGRFKQFAVNVFGVDPAGKSDREVALEGIQALRAFWNSIGAPSRLADYDIGDDQLDVMTEKAMVNGPFGHFKRLKHEDVLAIYRKSL, from the coding sequence ATGAATTCATTTACTTACCGCAATCCGACCAGGCTGCATTTCGGTAAAGGCACCTTGGAGAAATTGAATCAGGAGCTTCCTCAGTATGGCCAAAATGTTTTGCTCGTTTACGGCGGGGGCAGCATCAAGCGCAATGGCCTCTATGACCAAGTCATCGACCGCCTGAACCAAATTGGCGTCAACGTCCATGAATTAAGCGGCGTGGAGCCGAATCCGCGGCTCACGACCGTAAACAAGGGCATTGACATTTGCAGACAGGAAAGCATCGACTTCATTCTCGCTGTAGGCGGCGGCAGTGTCATTGACTGCGTCAAGGCTATTTCGATCGGCGTCTATTATGATGGCGATGTATGGGACATTATTACCCACAAGGCGGCAGGCACGAAAGCATTGCCATTCGGCACAGTGCTTACATTGGCCGCTACCGGGTCCGAAATGAATGTCAACTCGGTCATTACGAACTGGGAGACGAAGGAAAAGTACGGGTGGGGCAGCCCGCTGGTGTACCCGCAGTTCTCCATCCTCGATCCGGTCAACACCTTTACGGTGCCGAAGGACCAGACCATATACGGCATCGTCGATATTATGTCGCATATATTCGAGCAATACTTCAATCACACCGGCAATACGCCGGTGCAGGACGGCTTCTGCGAGTCTTTGCTGCGCACAGTGATTGCTGCCGCGCCAGCGCTTGTAGAGGATTTGGAAAACTACGAGCTGCGCGAAACGATTCTGTACAGCGGGACGATGGCCTTGAACGGCATGCTGTCCATGGGCATGGCTGGCGACTGGGCGACGCACAACATTGAGCATGCCGTTAGCGCGGTGTACGACATCCCGCATGGCGGCGGCCTTGCCATCCTGTTCCCGCATTGGATGGAGCATGTGCTCGATTCCGGGGTAGGCCGCTTCAAGCAGTTCGCCGTGAATGTGTTCGGCGTCGATCCGGCCGGCAAGAGCGATCGCGAAGTTGCCTTGGAGGGCATTCAGGCGCTCCGCGCATTTTGGAACAGCATCGGCGCGCCAAGCCGTCTGGCCGATTACGACATCGGCGACGACCAATTGGACGTCATGACCGAGAAAGCCATGGTTAATGGCCCGTTCGGCCATTTCAAGCGGCTGAAGCATGAAGACGTGCTCGCCATTTACCGCAAATCGCTTTAA
- a CDS encoding LysM peptidoglycan-binding domain-containing protein: MPIVEGNHFIYTVQPGDSLYAIAAKLGSAIQLLEQTNALYPPLTDPGLIYPGQVLVVSEAGLDQRAQVNHIVAPGDTLSQIANRYATTPELLAGINQRVYNPDLIFVNQALLVPAAIYEIAEGESLNGIARRLGLPLAAIIRANQGRPGFSPDVIYAGYRLILPLPSSPNAVVFSPQPGELVRPGLAIEGFVRAPGGTAYYRIVDDAGELVTRERTFRTLEAAPAFSYFSTIIQFDRQPTTSGGELWVYPRSPGTGIQDIVQVKIRFSD, encoded by the coding sequence GGGGGACTCGTTGTATGCGATTGCCGCAAAATTAGGTAGTGCCATTCAATTGCTGGAGCAGACCAATGCGCTGTATCCGCCATTAACGGACCCCGGCCTTATTTACCCCGGTCAGGTGCTGGTCGTGTCTGAGGCCGGCTTGGATCAGCGCGCCCAGGTCAATCACATTGTCGCGCCGGGCGACACACTCTCGCAAATCGCCAACCGGTATGCCACAACACCTGAGTTGCTGGCGGGGATCAATCAGCGGGTTTATAACCCGGATCTGATATTTGTCAATCAAGCCCTCCTGGTTCCGGCCGCCATCTATGAGATTGCGGAAGGGGAGAGTCTCAACGGCATCGCCCGTCGTCTTGGCCTGCCGCTTGCCGCCATTATTCGCGCGAATCAAGGGCGTCCGGGCTTCTCGCCAGACGTTATCTATGCGGGTTATCGCCTTATTCTTCCTCTGCCGAGCTCGCCGAATGCAGTCGTATTCAGTCCGCAGCCAGGGGAACTGGTCCGGCCGGGCCTTGCGATCGAAGGCTTCGTTCGCGCGCCAGGCGGAACCGCCTATTACCGGATCGTTGACGATGCAGGCGAGCTGGTCACCCGCGAGCGGACATTCCGCACACTGGAAGCCGCGCCAGCCTTCAGCTATTTCTCCACCATCATTCAATTTGACAGGCAGCCGACGACCTCCGGCGGGGAACTATGGGTATATCCCCGCTCGCCCGGAACAGGCATTCAGGATATTGTTCAGGTGAAGATTCGGTTTTCCGACTGA